One window of the Pseudomonas sihuiensis genome contains the following:
- a CDS encoding CHAD domain-containing protein, which translates to MSDFIEHCLGRVLALQVRLYACQARLADCTDTEALHDLRIALRQLRSLLRPLRGLPAVDALEQGAAVLGRLSGPLRDREVLVAELTRLGLVHLAPADEAQRAAGYVAIASSGELADLMLLLDGWPANWREAARQGQLNDVDKRIRRRLRRQQRQLARALRDPAHDRHRLRLLIKRVRYAAETYPAQSRLSKAVQLRLKRAQSALGDWHDHLQWLAQADALASLGPCRAIWLQAQQAAEQRADGALLALYGDFPSVE; encoded by the coding sequence ATGAGCGATTTCATCGAACATTGTTTGGGGCGTGTCCTGGCTCTGCAGGTGCGGCTGTATGCCTGCCAGGCGCGGTTGGCTGACTGCACTGACACCGAGGCCTTGCACGACCTGCGCATCGCCCTGCGGCAATTGCGCAGCCTGTTGCGTCCGCTGCGCGGTTTGCCGGCTGTGGATGCTCTGGAGCAGGGAGCCGCAGTGCTGGGCCGCCTCAGTGGGCCGCTGCGTGATCGTGAGGTGTTGGTGGCCGAGCTGACTCGTCTGGGTCTGGTGCATCTGGCGCCTGCCGATGAGGCGCAGCGCGCCGCAGGTTACGTTGCCATTGCCAGCAGTGGCGAGTTGGCCGACCTGATGCTGTTGCTCGACGGCTGGCCGGCGAATTGGCGTGAAGCTGCCAGGCAAGGCCAATTGAACGATGTGGACAAGCGCATCCGGCGCCGCCTGCGGCGCCAGCAACGACAACTGGCCCGCGCCTTACGCGATCCGGCGCATGACCGCCATCGCCTGCGCCTGCTGATCAAACGCGTGCGCTACGCTGCTGAAACCTACCCGGCACAAAGTCGTTTGAGCAAGGCGGTGCAGCTCAGGCTCAAACGTGCGCAAAGCGCCCTTGGCGACTGGCATGACCACCTGCAGTGGCTGGCGCAGGCCGATGCGCTGGCGTCGCTGGGCCCTTGCCGGGCAATCTGGCTGCAGGCTCAGCAGGCGGCCGAGCAACGCGCTGATGGAGCCCTGCTGGCACTGTATGGCGATTTTCCCAGCGTGGAATAA
- a CDS encoding Mpo1-like protein, with protein MSKRHPNLLAWQWRHYASQHRHPTNLLLHLIAVPLFLLSLILLLIGLWHLRFVPLALGSIGLIASLALQAHGHRLEQQPAEPFASKSDALKRLLLEQCVTFPRFLFSGAWWRAWRQRRRH; from the coding sequence ATGAGCAAACGTCACCCCAACCTGCTGGCCTGGCAATGGCGTCATTACGCCAGCCAGCATCGGCATCCCACCAATCTGCTGCTGCACCTGATCGCCGTGCCACTGTTCCTGCTGTCGCTGATACTGCTGCTGATCGGCCTATGGCATCTGCGGTTCGTGCCGTTGGCACTGGGCAGCATCGGCCTGATCGCCTCCCTGGCGCTGCAAGCTCACGGCCACAGACTGGAGCAACAGCCTGCGGAACCCTTCGCCAGCAAGAGCGATGCGCTGAAGCGCCTGCTGTTGGAGCAGTGCGTGACGTTCCCGCGCTTTCTCTTCAGCGGCGCGTGGTGGCGCGCCTGGCGCCAACGCCGGCGCCACTGA
- a CDS encoding flavin reductase family protein, whose product MQLDFSDLSPLEAYRWLASTVTPRPIAWVSTRSAEGVANLAPFSFFQVISDNPPTLLVNVNTRDDGSLKDSLRNAQASGELAIQLVSFAQAEAMNVSAAILPHEVSEFAHCAIASQPCERIDVPRVVGAPVTFECRVTQIQPYPAQRPNCHLIFAEVLLAHIDDAVLNEQGRIDPLKLDLVGRLGGSAYCRTRDLFQMQRP is encoded by the coding sequence ATGCAGCTCGATTTCTCCGATCTGAGCCCGCTCGAGGCGTATCGCTGGCTGGCTTCCACTGTCACCCCACGGCCCATTGCCTGGGTCTCGACCCGTTCGGCCGAGGGTGTGGCCAACCTGGCGCCGTTCAGCTTTTTTCAGGTGATCAGTGACAACCCGCCGACCTTGCTGGTCAACGTCAACACCCGCGACGATGGCAGCCTCAAGGACAGCCTGCGCAATGCCCAGGCCAGCGGCGAGTTGGCGATTCAACTGGTCAGCTTCGCTCAGGCCGAGGCGATGAATGTCAGTGCCGCGATCCTGCCTCATGAGGTCAGCGAATTTGCCCACTGCGCCATTGCCAGCCAGCCGTGCGAGCGCATCGACGTGCCGCGAGTCGTCGGCGCCCCGGTGACCTTCGAATGCCGTGTGACGCAAATCCAGCCCTATCCGGCGCAGCGACCCAATTGTCATCTGATCTTCGCCGAAGTGTTGCTGGCGCATATCGATGACGCAGTGCTCAACGAGCAGGGGCGCATCGACCCGCTCAAACTCGATCTGGTGGGTCGCCTCGGTGGTAGCGCCTATTGCCGCACACGGGATCTTTTCCAGATGCAGCGGCCCTGA
- the mnmH gene encoding tRNA 2-selenouridine(34) synthase MnmH, with protein sequence MRDNCTDYRDLFLHDRPMMDTRAPVEFLKGAFPGVINLPLMTDIERQKVGTCYKQQGQQAAIELGHQLVSGHTKNERIEAWAAFAKANPEGYLYCFRGGLRSQIVQQWLKSEAGIDYPRVVGGYKAMRTFLLQTTDEAVQACDFVLVGGMTGTGKTEVISQLSNSLDLEAHANHRGSSFGKRATGQPEQIDFENALAIDLLKRRATGQQQFVLEDESRLIGRCSLPLPLYQAMQHHPLVWLEDSVANRVERILQAYVVELCAEFVAAQGAEAGFTAFAARLRESLANITRRLGGERYQRLAAIMEQALQEQQVDGQVDTHRGWIEALLVEYYDPMYVFQRESKSVRIEFAGEQQAVVEYLRKRNGG encoded by the coding sequence ATGCGCGACAACTGCACCGACTACCGCGATCTGTTCCTGCATGACCGGCCGATGATGGATACCCGTGCCCCGGTCGAATTTCTCAAGGGCGCCTTTCCCGGCGTGATCAACTTGCCGCTGATGACCGACATCGAGCGGCAGAAGGTGGGTACCTGCTACAAGCAGCAAGGCCAGCAGGCGGCCATCGAGCTGGGCCATCAACTGGTCAGCGGCCATACCAAGAACGAGCGTATCGAGGCCTGGGCGGCCTTTGCCAAGGCCAACCCTGAGGGTTACCTGTACTGTTTCCGCGGTGGCCTGCGCTCGCAGATCGTCCAGCAATGGCTGAAAAGCGAGGCGGGCATCGACTATCCGCGCGTGGTCGGTGGCTACAAGGCCATGCGCACCTTCCTTCTGCAGACCACCGACGAGGCGGTACAGGCGTGCGATTTCGTGCTGGTGGGCGGGATGACCGGCACCGGCAAGACCGAGGTGATCAGCCAGTTGAGCAACAGCCTGGACCTGGAGGCGCACGCCAATCATCGCGGCTCCAGCTTCGGCAAGCGCGCCACTGGCCAGCCCGAGCAGATCGATTTCGAGAATGCCCTGGCCATCGATCTGCTCAAGCGCCGTGCCACGGGGCAGCAGCAGTTCGTGCTGGAAGACGAGTCGCGTCTGATCGGCCGCTGTTCATTGCCCTTACCGCTGTATCAGGCGATGCAGCATCATCCTCTGGTGTGGCTGGAGGACAGCGTGGCCAATCGCGTGGAGCGGATCCTGCAAGCCTACGTGGTCGAACTGTGTGCCGAGTTCGTTGCCGCCCAGGGGGCCGAGGCAGGCTTCACCGCGTTTGCCGCGCGCTTGCGCGAGAGCCTGGCCAATATCACTCGTCGCCTGGGTGGCGAGCGCTACCAGCGTCTGGCCGCGATCATGGAACAGGCGCTGCAGGAGCAGCAGGTCGATGGCCAGGTGGATACGCATCGCGGCTGGATCGAAGCCTTGCTGGTCGAGTACTACGATCCCATGTACGTGTTCCAGCGCGAGAGCAAATCCGTGCGGATTGAATTCGCCGGGGAGCAGCAGGCTGTGGTGGAATACCTGCGTAAGCGAAACGGCGGGTGA
- a CDS encoding acyl-CoA thioesterase produces the protein MIFSEMLEAVRRDADAVVIPAEWGQGRASFGGLVAALAFEAMRAKVPQDRPVRSLAITFVGPVAPDVPVSFQAEVLREGKAVSQMSLRAVQDGQVVTVVQGSFGASRPSTIAVEALAAPQITPVEQCQELPYVRNVTPEFTRFLAMRWGIGGMPFSNTPSRQMGGWVRLRGEREPQALSEAHVLALVDAWPPALLPYLKSPAPGSSLTWTIEFVQPLHTLSSEDWCLYRADIEHARDGYGHVAAAMWTPAGELIALSRQTVTVFA, from the coding sequence ATGATCTTTTCCGAAATGCTCGAAGCGGTGCGCCGCGATGCCGATGCCGTGGTGATTCCGGCCGAATGGGGGCAGGGGCGCGCCAGTTTCGGTGGTCTGGTGGCGGCTCTGGCGTTCGAGGCGATGCGCGCCAAGGTGCCGCAGGACCGACCGGTGCGCTCGCTGGCCATCACCTTCGTCGGGCCGGTGGCGCCGGATGTTCCTGTCAGTTTTCAGGCCGAGGTGCTGCGCGAGGGCAAGGCGGTCAGCCAGATGTCCCTGCGTGCAGTTCAGGATGGCCAGGTAGTGACCGTGGTGCAGGGCAGCTTTGGCGCATCGCGTCCTTCGACGATTGCCGTGGAGGCACTGGCCGCGCCGCAGATCACGCCGGTCGAGCAATGCCAGGAATTGCCCTACGTGCGCAATGTCACGCCGGAGTTCACGCGCTTTCTGGCCATGCGTTGGGGGATTGGCGGCATGCCTTTCAGCAACACGCCGTCGCGGCAGATGGGCGGCTGGGTGCGCTTGCGCGGTGAGCGCGAGCCGCAGGCGCTCAGCGAGGCGCATGTGCTGGCACTGGTCGACGCCTGGCCGCCTGCGCTGCTGCCCTATCTGAAAAGCCCGGCGCCGGGCAGCTCGCTGACCTGGACCATCGAGTTCGTCCAGCCGCTACACACCCTCAGCAGCGAAGACTGGTGCCTGTATCGTGCGGATATCGAACATGCCCGCGATGGTTACGGGCACGTGGCGGCGGCGATGTGGACACCTGCAGGTGAGCTGATCGCCTTGAGCCGGCAGACCGTGACCGTATTTGCCTGA
- a CDS encoding methyl-accepting chemotaxis protein, with protein MSQMTATVHEVARNAEAAAASTEQADQRVGAGSQVVRQTLQRIEQLARAMDATTESIQRLSQDTQRIDAVLDVIKSVAEQTNLLALNAAIEAARAGEQGRGFAVVADEVRALAKRTQQSTAEIESLIAALREGSRRAVTDMEQSASLVNLTVGDANQTEGALAAIAEAVSLISEMNQQIAAAAEQQTAVAEEINRSVTSIRDIADQSATAMDATAASSIQLAELGRELQGMAGHFRLT; from the coding sequence ATGAGCCAGATGACGGCCACGGTGCACGAGGTGGCACGCAATGCCGAGGCCGCAGCGGCTTCCACCGAACAGGCTGACCAGCGTGTCGGTGCCGGTAGCCAGGTGGTGCGCCAGACCCTGCAGCGCATCGAGCAATTGGCTCGCGCCATGGACGCCACTACCGAGAGCATTCAGCGCCTGAGCCAGGACACTCAGCGTATCGATGCCGTACTCGACGTGATCAAGAGCGTGGCCGAGCAGACCAACCTGCTGGCGCTCAACGCGGCCATCGAAGCGGCGCGCGCCGGAGAACAGGGGCGTGGTTTTGCGGTGGTCGCCGATGAGGTGCGGGCGTTGGCAAAGCGCACTCAGCAATCCACCGCGGAAATAGAGTCGCTGATCGCGGCCTTGCGCGAGGGTAGCCGCCGCGCGGTGACCGACATGGAGCAGAGCGCCAGCCTGGTGAACCTCACGGTTGGCGACGCCAACCAGACCGAAGGCGCCCTGGCGGCCATTGCCGAGGCGGTGAGCCTGATCTCGGAGATGAATCAGCAGATCGCTGCCGCGGCCGAGCAGCAAACCGCTGTGGCCGAGGAAATCAACCGCAGCGTCACCTCGATCCGCGATATCGCCGATCAGTCGGCCACGGCCATGGATGCGACCGCTGCGTCGAGCATCCAATTGGCTGAACTGGGGCGGGAGCTGCAGGGCATGGCGGGGCACTTTCGCCTGACATAG
- a CDS encoding transglutaminase TgpA family protein: MSSLPGIPRIALIWLLVAQVLVIVPHLLHLPLWMIALWLGAAAWRVQIFRMRAPYPGGWVKGGLMLLVLAGILLSRGTLVGLDAAVVLLIATFVLKLLEMRTRRDALVLIFLGFFCVVTAYLFEDGILAALYSLLPVTALLAALVGLQHSGFAERPWPTLRLAGGLLLQAIPLMVLLFVFFPRMGPLWSLPLPSDKGVTGLSDSMEPADIAELSRSPALAFRASFEGDVPPREQLYWRALTLERFDGRRWSQSGYADVPVAPQWSKAGEPLDYSIIMQPSGKRWLYALDVGEMAQDSGRMMNDFRWQRLRPVDRPLLYQVRSWPEAMREAQAEPPGIRQALQLPEQGDPRSRAWAAELKEQYPQSDALVAAVLQHFNREPYVYTLRPQPLGSDSIDDFLFNTRRGFCAHYAGAMTFVLRAAGIPARVVAGYQGGELNPNGNYIQVRQFDAHAWVEYWQPGRGWRSVDPTFQVAPERIEQGLEEALAEEDGFLDDQPFSPLRYRELAWLNQLRMSWENLNYGWQRWVLGYQGEQQLKLLQNWFGSLDWQRLALVLVGTGALLIGLLALWLLKPWQQRPDPQRQAFRKFERLLARHDVRREAGEGARSFALRAARQLPEQAEQIETFARCFEQQRYAGGPASRDALRQALSDLRRALPWRLSR; this comes from the coding sequence ATGAGCAGCCTGCCGGGTATCCCGCGTATTGCTCTGATCTGGTTGCTGGTCGCCCAGGTGCTGGTGATCGTGCCGCATCTGCTGCATTTGCCGTTGTGGATGATCGCGCTGTGGCTGGGCGCAGCGGCCTGGCGCGTACAGATTTTTCGCATGCGTGCCCCTTATCCCGGTGGTTGGGTCAAGGGCGGGCTGATGCTGCTGGTGCTGGCCGGTATCCTGCTGTCGCGTGGCACGTTGGTCGGGCTGGATGCCGCCGTGGTGCTGCTGATCGCCACCTTCGTTCTGAAGTTGCTGGAGATGCGCACGCGACGTGATGCGCTGGTACTGATCTTCCTCGGTTTCTTCTGCGTGGTGACCGCCTACCTGTTCGAGGACGGCATCCTCGCAGCGCTCTACAGTCTGTTGCCGGTCACTGCCTTGCTGGCTGCCCTGGTTGGATTGCAGCACAGTGGTTTCGCCGAACGCCCCTGGCCGACCCTGCGCCTGGCCGGTGGGCTGCTGCTGCAGGCGATACCGCTGATGGTGCTGCTGTTCGTCTTCTTCCCGCGCATGGGGCCGTTGTGGTCGCTGCCACTGCCCAGTGATAAGGGCGTTACCGGGCTGTCGGACAGCATGGAACCGGCCGATATCGCCGAACTCAGTCGCTCCCCGGCCTTGGCCTTTCGCGCCAGCTTCGAAGGTGACGTGCCGCCGCGCGAACAACTGTACTGGCGCGCCCTGACACTGGAGCGTTTCGATGGCCGGCGCTGGTCGCAGTCCGGTTACGCTGATGTACCCGTCGCGCCGCAGTGGAGCAAGGCCGGCGAACCGCTCGATTACAGCATCATCATGCAGCCCAGCGGTAAGCGCTGGCTGTACGCGCTGGATGTCGGCGAGATGGCGCAGGACAGCGGGCGGATGATGAACGACTTCCGTTGGCAGAGACTGCGTCCGGTGGATCGGCCCCTGCTGTACCAGGTGCGTTCCTGGCCGGAGGCCATGCGGGAGGCGCAGGCCGAACCGCCAGGTATCCGGCAGGCGCTGCAATTACCCGAGCAGGGCGACCCGCGCAGTCGCGCCTGGGCGGCTGAACTGAAGGAGCAGTATCCGCAGAGCGACGCATTAGTGGCGGCAGTGCTGCAGCATTTTAACCGTGAACCCTACGTCTACACACTGCGCCCGCAGCCTCTGGGCAGCGACAGCATCGACGATTTCCTGTTCAACACCCGGCGTGGTTTTTGCGCGCACTATGCCGGCGCCATGACCTTCGTGCTGCGTGCCGCGGGTATTCCCGCGCGGGTGGTGGCCGGTTATCAGGGCGGCGAGCTCAATCCCAATGGCAACTACATCCAGGTCCGTCAGTTCGACGCCCATGCCTGGGTCGAGTACTGGCAGCCGGGCCGTGGCTGGCGCAGCGTCGATCCGACTTTTCAGGTAGCACCGGAGCGTATCGAGCAAGGGCTGGAAGAGGCCTTGGCCGAGGAGGATGGTTTTCTCGACGATCAACCCTTCTCGCCACTGCGCTACCGCGAGCTGGCCTGGCTCAATCAGCTGCGCATGAGCTGGGAGAATCTCAATTACGGCTGGCAGCGCTGGGTGCTGGGGTACCAGGGCGAGCAGCAGCTGAAACTGCTGCAGAACTGGTTCGGCAGCCTCGATTGGCAGCGTCTGGCGCTCGTTCTGGTGGGCACCGGAGCGCTTCTGATTGGCCTGCTGGCGCTGTGGTTGCTCAAGCCCTGGCAACAGCGGCCTGATCCGCAACGCCAGGCGTTTCGCAAGTTCGAGCGGCTGTTGGCGCGCCATGACGTGCGCCGGGAAGCGGGTGAGGGCGCACGCTCCTTCGCGTTGCGCGCGGCGCGGCAGTTGCCCGAGCAGGCGGAGCAGATCGAGACATTTGCCCGATGCTTCGAGCAGCAGCGCTATGCCGGCGGGCCCGCGTCGCGTGATGCCCTGCGGCAGGCATTGAGTGATTTGCGCAGAGCATTACCCTGGCGCCTGTCGCGTTAG
- the selD gene encoding selenide, water dikinase SelD translates to MSEPIRLTQYSHGAGCGCKISPKVLEVILAGSGAQNLDPRLWVGNASRDDAAVYAIDEERGVVSTTDFFMPIVDDPYDFGRIAATNAISDIYAMGGDPLMAIAILGWPVNVLAPEVAREVIRGGRAVCDEAGIPLAGGHSIDAPEPIFGLAVTGLVSKANMKRNDTATAGCKLYLTKPLGIGILTTAEKKAKLRDADVGLARDWMCTLNKPGSRFGKLAGVRAMTDVTGFGLLGHLVEMADGSGLSTRVEFARVPRLASVEHYLEQGCVPGGTLRNFDSYGDKIAPLPELAKLLLCDPQTSGGLLIAVAPEGEAEFLALSAELGLSLAPIGEMVERQRYAVEVL, encoded by the coding sequence ATGAGCGAGCCAATCCGTTTGACCCAGTACAGCCACGGCGCCGGTTGCGGCTGCAAGATTTCCCCCAAGGTGCTGGAGGTGATTCTCGCCGGCAGCGGCGCGCAGAATCTCGACCCGCGCCTATGGGTAGGCAACGCCTCGCGCGACGATGCCGCGGTCTATGCCATCGACGAGGAACGCGGGGTGGTCTCGACCACCGATTTCTTCATGCCCATCGTCGACGATCCCTACGATTTCGGCCGTATCGCCGCTACTAATGCCATCAGCGACATCTACGCCATGGGCGGCGATCCGCTGATGGCCATCGCCATCCTTGGCTGGCCGGTCAATGTGCTGGCCCCGGAAGTGGCACGCGAAGTGATCCGGGGTGGCCGCGCCGTGTGCGATGAAGCCGGCATTCCGCTGGCGGGCGGTCACTCGATCGATGCGCCGGAACCGATTTTCGGCCTGGCCGTGACCGGCCTGGTGAGCAAGGCCAACATGAAGCGCAACGATACCGCCACGGCTGGTTGCAAGCTGTATCTGACCAAGCCGCTGGGCATCGGCATCCTCACCACGGCGGAGAAGAAGGCCAAGCTGCGCGATGCGGACGTTGGCCTGGCGCGTGACTGGATGTGCACCCTGAACAAGCCCGGCAGCCGTTTTGGCAAGCTCGCCGGCGTGCGCGCGATGACCGACGTCACTGGCTTCGGCTTGCTTGGCCACCTGGTGGAAATGGCCGATGGCAGCGGCCTGAGTACCCGTGTCGAGTTCGCCCGAGTGCCGCGTCTGGCCAGTGTCGAACACTATCTGGAGCAGGGCTGCGTACCGGGTGGTACCTTGCGCAATTTCGACAGTTACGGCGACAAGATCGCGCCGCTGCCCGAGCTGGCCAAGCTCCTGCTGTGCGACCCACAGACCAGCGGCGGTCTGCTGATCGCCGTGGCGCCGGAAGGCGAGGCCGAGTTCCTCGCCCTGTCCGCCGAACTGGGGCTGAGCCTGGCGCCCATCGGTGAGATGGTCGAGCGACAGCGTTACGCGGTCGAGGTGCTCTGA
- a CDS encoding AAA family ATPase, with protein sequence MRTKLDACLDSVNQVLLGKEAQVRLALTCLLARGHLLIEDLPGMGKTTLSHALARVLGLSFQRIQFTSDLLPGDILGTSVFDKDSGQFVFHPGPIFAELVLADEINRATPKSQSALLEAMEEGQVTIEGATRPLPEPFFVIATQNPVSSGGTFALPESQLDRFLMRLSLGYPAQAAERALLLGDARRDLLPRMEPILDHAELARLQAQVPKVRASDALIDYVLRLVEATRSQPQFAWGLSPRASLALLAAARAWALLAERDYVIPEDVQAVLPSVVGHRLRERADPTGHGGGTLVQWLLREVPAL encoded by the coding sequence ATGCGAACCAAACTCGATGCCTGTCTCGACTCGGTCAATCAGGTATTGCTGGGCAAAGAGGCGCAGGTGCGCCTGGCGCTGACCTGTCTGCTGGCGCGTGGTCACCTGTTGATCGAAGACCTGCCGGGCATGGGCAAGACTACCCTCAGCCATGCCTTGGCGCGCGTGCTGGGACTGAGCTTCCAGCGCATCCAGTTCACCTCCGACCTGCTGCCGGGCGACATTCTTGGCACCTCGGTGTTCGACAAGGACAGCGGGCAGTTCGTCTTTCACCCGGGGCCGATCTTCGCCGAGCTGGTGCTGGCCGATGAAATCAACCGTGCCACCCCCAAGAGCCAGAGCGCGCTGCTCGAAGCCATGGAGGAGGGCCAGGTGACCATCGAGGGCGCGACGCGGCCGCTGCCCGAGCCATTTTTCGTCATCGCCACGCAGAACCCGGTCAGCAGTGGCGGCACCTTCGCCTTGCCTGAATCCCAGCTCGATCGTTTTCTCATGCGCCTGTCGCTGGGCTATCCGGCGCAGGCTGCGGAACGGGCGCTGCTACTGGGCGATGCCCGGCGCGATCTGTTGCCGCGCATGGAGCCGATTCTCGATCATGCCGAACTGGCACGGCTGCAGGCGCAAGTGCCCAAGGTTCGTGCCAGCGATGCGCTGATCGACTATGTGCTGCGCCTGGTCGAGGCGACGCGCAGCCAGCCGCAGTTCGCCTGGGGCTTGTCGCCGCGTGCCAGTCTGGCGTTGCTGGCCGCTGCACGGGCCTGGGCCTTGCTGGCCGAACGTGATTACGTCATCCCCGAAGACGTGCAAGCGGTACTGCCATCAGTGGTGGGGCATCGTCTGCGCGAGCGCGCCGACCCCACCGGCCACGGTGGCGGCACTCTGGTGCAATGGCTACTGCGCGAAGTGCCGGCGCTCTGA
- a CDS encoding DUF58 domain-containing protein, which translates to MRAALKPLWRRWLARRIPPAASVRLNQRRIFILPSRVGAVFAVALLLMLLVGINYQNSLAYGLTFLLVSVFVVTILHTYRNLAGLVLKAGGGGAVFVGEQARFRVRLESREREHQAVALGWPPSDLVVRDVPRQGQTEVDLSLPAVRRGWLRPERLRVESRFPLGLLVAWSWVDLDQAVLVYPRPLEGDLPLSAGLGDDDEEEGMRARGQGADDFQGLREYQPGDSKRRLDWKAYSRGQGLLVKDFAMLSGRDLWLDFDSLGGDSETRLSLLCHWVLQLSQRQQAFGLQLPGQVIAPDYGEGHRDACLRALALFGARA; encoded by the coding sequence ATGCGTGCAGCGCTGAAGCCGCTCTGGCGGCGCTGGTTGGCCAGGCGTATTCCGCCTGCGGCCAGCGTGCGCCTGAATCAGCGGCGCATTTTCATTCTGCCCAGTCGGGTGGGGGCGGTCTTTGCGGTGGCCCTGCTGCTGATGCTGCTGGTGGGTATCAATTACCAGAACAGCCTGGCCTACGGCCTGACCTTTCTGCTGGTATCGGTGTTCGTCGTGACCATCCTGCATACCTATCGCAACCTGGCCGGGCTGGTGCTCAAGGCGGGCGGCGGCGGAGCGGTGTTCGTCGGCGAGCAGGCGCGCTTTCGCGTACGTCTGGAGAGTCGTGAGCGCGAGCACCAGGCCGTGGCGCTGGGCTGGCCACCGTCTGATCTGGTGGTGCGCGACGTGCCACGCCAGGGGCAGACCGAAGTGGATCTGAGCCTGCCCGCAGTGCGGCGCGGCTGGTTGCGGCCCGAGCGCCTACGGGTGGAAAGCCGCTTCCCGTTGGGTTTGCTGGTGGCCTGGAGCTGGGTCGATCTGGATCAGGCTGTGCTGGTCTATCCGCGGCCGCTGGAGGGTGATTTGCCGCTGTCGGCGGGCCTGGGCGACGACGACGAGGAGGAGGGCATGCGTGCCCGCGGCCAGGGCGCCGATGACTTCCAGGGCCTGCGCGAGTATCAGCCGGGCGATTCGAAACGGCGTCTGGACTGGAAGGCCTATTCACGTGGCCAGGGCCTGCTGGTCAAGGATTTCGCCATGCTCAGCGGGCGTGACCTGTGGCTGGATTTCGACAGCCTGGGAGGCGACAGTGAAACGCGCCTTTCGCTGCTCTGTCATTGGGTGCTGCAGTTATCACAGCGTCAGCAGGCCTTCGGTCTGCAACTGCCGGGGCAGGTGATTGCCCCGGATTATGGCGAGGGCCACCGCGATGCCTGCCTGCGTGCCCTGGCGCTGTTCGGAGCGCGCGCATGA